From the Billgrantia sulfidoxydans genome, one window contains:
- the cysB gene encoding HTH-type transcriptional regulator CysB, whose amino-acid sequence MKLQQLRYVWEVTRHNLNVSATAQSLFTSQPGISKQIRLLEDELGVEIFARSGKHLTRVTPAGEAIVELAGQVLRLTDNIKQVAQEHSDERRGSLSIATTHTQARYALPPVIGEFTRKYPDVALHMQQGTPKQIAQMVSDGMADFAICTESLELFTDLILLPCYRWNRCVLVPRGHPLAGEGGVTLERLAEQPIVTYVFGFTGRSQLDDAFRAKGLTPNVVLTAADADVIKTYVRLGLGVGIVAHMAYDPMLDDDLVALEAGHLFESSVTKIGIRRGTFMRGYMYDFVKGFAGHLERDLVDAALAAGPRHEAELFQHVELPVR is encoded by the coding sequence ATGAAACTACAGCAGCTGCGCTACGTCTGGGAAGTGACCCGCCACAACCTCAACGTGTCGGCAACGGCCCAGAGCCTGTTCACTTCGCAGCCCGGTATCTCCAAGCAGATCCGTTTGCTGGAAGACGAGCTGGGGGTGGAAATCTTCGCCCGCAGTGGCAAGCATCTGACCCGCGTCACACCGGCCGGCGAGGCCATCGTGGAGCTGGCCGGGCAGGTGCTGCGGCTTACCGACAACATCAAGCAAGTGGCGCAGGAGCACAGCGACGAGCGTCGCGGCAGCCTGTCGATCGCCACCACCCATACCCAGGCTCGCTACGCCCTGCCGCCGGTGATCGGCGAGTTCACCCGCAAGTATCCGGATGTCGCCCTGCACATGCAGCAGGGCACTCCCAAGCAGATCGCGCAGATGGTCAGCGACGGCATGGCCGATTTCGCCATTTGCACCGAGTCGCTGGAGCTGTTCACCGACCTGATATTGTTGCCCTGCTATCGCTGGAACCGCTGCGTGCTGGTGCCTCGCGGCCACCCACTGGCCGGTGAGGGGGGGGTGACCCTCGAGCGTCTGGCCGAGCAGCCGATCGTGACCTATGTGTTCGGTTTTACCGGGCGCTCCCAGCTCGATGATGCCTTCCGGGCCAAGGGGCTCACCCCCAACGTGGTGCTTACCGCTGCCGATGCCGACGTGATCAAGACCTATGTCAGGCTCGGCCTGGGGGTCGGCATCGTGGCGCACATGGCCTACGATCCCATGCTCGACGACGATCTGGTGGCGCTCGAGGCGGGCCACCTGTTCGAGAGTTCGGTGACCAAGATCGGCATTCGCCGCGGCACCTTCATGCGCGGTTACATGTACGACTTCGTCAAGGGCTTCGCCGGCCATCTCGAGCGGGACCTGGTCGATGCGGCGCTGGCTGCCGGGCCGCGTCACGAGGCCGAGCTGTTTCAGCACGTGGAGCTGCCGGTGCGCTAG
- a CDS encoding DUF1641 domain-containing protein has protein sequence MAERISHDVTPPRIGPDAHEELEQLLQVLHEHGVLRLAKDLVGANTSIASVVMDGLGKESTLNAIQNLAILGMMLSDIPPERFYRVTFALREALDRIGQHQPGEEGGDAPGVSGAYRMLNDDELWRAVAPLVEGLKAFAERLDKPVDKPVSDYFGKPTSGP, from the coding sequence ATGGCCGAACGAATCTCGCATGACGTGACGCCGCCCAGGATCGGCCCCGATGCCCACGAGGAGCTCGAGCAGCTACTGCAGGTGCTGCATGAGCATGGCGTGCTGCGCCTGGCCAAGGACCTGGTAGGGGCCAATACCTCGATTGCCAGTGTCGTGATGGATGGTCTGGGCAAGGAGTCCACCCTCAATGCCATTCAGAACCTGGCCATTCTTGGCATGATGCTTTCGGACATCCCGCCGGAGCGCTTCTATCGTGTGACGTTCGCCCTCAGGGAGGCGCTGGACCGGATCGGCCAGCACCAGCCCGGCGAGGAGGGCGGCGATGCCCCGGGCGTCAGCGGGGCCTACCGCATGCTCAACGACGATGAGCTGTGGCGGGCGGTGGCGCCGCTGGTGGAGGGGCTCAAGGCGTTCGCCGAGCGTCTCGACAAACCGGTCGACAAGCCGGTCAGCGATTACTTCGGCAAGCCGACCAGCGGCCCTTGA